The following coding sequences are from one Saprospiraceae bacterium window:
- a CDS encoding urocanate hydratase yields MSSLHQFQELVKEFLPLNLPESRIPDPQLPHAPKRNIYGLSKDDKHLAVRNALRYFPSKWHHILIDEFAHELKQYGRIYMYRFLPDYEMRARPIEQYPCVCKPAAAIMLMIQNNLDPLVAKYPQELITYGGNGAVFQNWAQYRLCMNYLSRMSLKQTLVLYSGHSLGLFPSTSFAPRVVVTNGMMIPNYSTKEDWNKFNALGVTQYGQMTAGSFMYIGPQGIVHGTTITLLNAGRMNFGNSDLRGKLFITSGLGGMSGAQSLAAVITGATCIIAEVDPDAIHQRIQDNYIDAAHVYHELPVIFEKAQTYIGDQGICLVYAGNVVDLWEYAARHKISVHLGSDQTSLHNIDDLGYCPGGLSFVEAKELLASDKNKFMEEVRKTLRRHVDAVNILHQQGMYFWDYGNAFLKEAALSDADIIDDSRPSGFRYPSYVEDIMGPLCFDYGFGPFRWVCTSGSLEDLRLSDQIAAETLMRLEQNSEGNRRQQYQDNIRWIRSAGEQLPVVGSKSRILYADAEGRIQISLAFNEAIAQGKIGPVVLGRDHHDVSGTDSPFRETSNIYDGSRFTADMAVHNVIGDAFRGASWVSLHNGGGVGWGDVINGGFGMLIDGTEESKVRIEQMLFWDVNNGIARRAWARNPGAIQTIQLAMDNFPDLEVTLPNIVENELTKNIF; encoded by the coding sequence ATGTCGTCTCTTCATCAATTTCAAGAACTTGTCAAGGAATTTTTACCACTAAACCTTCCTGAAAGCAGAATACCGGATCCTCAGCTACCCCATGCTCCTAAGCGCAATATTTATGGATTGTCTAAGGATGATAAACATCTTGCTGTCCGGAATGCACTCCGGTATTTCCCTTCGAAATGGCACCATATCTTGATAGATGAATTTGCTCATGAGCTGAAGCAATACGGAAGAATATACATGTATCGATTTCTTCCCGACTATGAAATGAGGGCAAGGCCGATAGAACAATACCCTTGTGTTTGTAAGCCCGCTGCTGCAATCATGCTTATGATCCAAAACAATCTGGACCCGCTCGTAGCAAAATATCCTCAGGAATTGATCACTTACGGAGGTAATGGTGCGGTGTTTCAAAACTGGGCTCAATATAGACTTTGTATGAATTACCTGAGTCGAATGAGCCTGAAACAAACCTTGGTATTGTATTCAGGACATTCCTTGGGATTGTTTCCGTCAACTTCATTTGCTCCGCGTGTAGTTGTAACGAACGGTATGATGATTCCAAACTATTCTACCAAGGAAGACTGGAACAAATTCAACGCATTGGGTGTAACTCAATACGGACAGATGACTGCGGGTTCATTTATGTATATTGGACCACAAGGCATCGTTCACGGTACCACGATCACCTTACTCAATGCAGGTAGGATGAACTTCGGCAACTCAGATCTAAGGGGCAAATTGTTTATCACTTCCGGATTAGGAGGGATGTCCGGCGCACAGTCACTTGCAGCCGTAATCACAGGCGCCACTTGCATCATTGCAGAAGTTGATCCGGATGCCATTCACCAGCGAATACAAGACAATTATATTGATGCAGCACATGTATACCATGAGCTCCCGGTTATTTTCGAAAAAGCTCAAACTTACATCGGTGATCAAGGCATTTGTCTGGTCTATGCCGGCAATGTGGTTGACCTTTGGGAATATGCAGCTCGCCATAAAATAAGCGTTCATTTGGGTTCAGATCAGACTTCCCTTCACAATATAGATGACCTTGGCTATTGTCCAGGTGGTTTGAGCTTTGTGGAAGCGAAAGAACTTCTTGCTTCGGACAAAAACAAGTTCATGGAAGAAGTCAGAAAAACTTTGAGGAGACATGTCGATGCTGTCAATATTTTGCATCAACAGGGAATGTATTTTTGGGACTATGGCAATGCATTTCTGAAAGAAGCCGCTCTCTCAGACGCAGATATTATCGACGACTCACGGCCTTCCGGCTTCCGCTATCCATCATATGTGGAAGATATCATGGGTCCCCTTTGCTTCGATTATGGCTTCGGTCCATTCAGATGGGTTTGCACCTCAGGTTCTCTGGAGGATTTACGTCTCAGCGATCAAATCGCTGCTGAAACTTTAATGCGTTTGGAACAGAATTCGGAGGGCAACAGAAGACAACAATATCAAGATAATATCAGATGGATCAGGAGCGCAGGGGAACAACTTCCGGTGGTAGGATCAAAATCAAGGATTCTCTATGCCGATGCTGAAGGAAGAATACAGATTTCTCTGGCATTTAATGAGGCTATAGCTCAAGGCAAAATAGGTCCGGTAGTTCTCGGAAGAGATCATCATGATGTTTCCGGTACCGACTCCCCGTTCCGGGAGACTTCAAATATCTATGACGGATCCCGCTTTACAGCTGATATGGCTGTCCACAACGTCATTGGAGATGCTTTCCGAGGGGCTAGTTGGGTATCCCTGCACAATGGAGGCGGCGTCGGTTGGGGTGATGTCATCAATGGGGGATTTGGCATGTTGATTGATGGAACTGAAGAAAGCAAAGTGCGTATCGAGCAAATGCTGTTTTGGGATGTAAACAATGGTATCGCCCGAAGAGCATGGGCAAGAAATCCGGGAGCGATTCAAACCATACAACTTGCCATGGACAATTTCCCAGACCTCGAGGTTACCCTGCCCAATATTGTAGAAAATGAGCTTACAAAAAATATATTTTGA
- a CDS encoding DUF983 domain-containing protein, with product MPNWIQSVLGMKCPACRKGSLFPNNKLFDYSFTMNERCGVCNEEFFREPGFYYGAMFLSYIISAFFSLIFVGTLILVFHMDWVLAVGLLALTLAVFFVFLFRLARSLWIHILVKYKPKERRA from the coding sequence ATGCCTAACTGGATACAATCTGTGCTGGGGATGAAATGTCCCGCTTGTAGAAAAGGAAGTCTTTTTCCCAACAATAAACTGTTCGATTACTCTTTTACAATGAACGAGAGATGCGGAGTTTGCAATGAAGAGTTTTTTCGTGAACCGGGATTCTATTACGGTGCTATGTTTCTGAGTTACATCATTTCGGCATTCTTCAGCCTCATCTTTGTAGGCACTTTGATATTAGTATTTCATATGGATTGGGTTCTTGCAGTAGGATTACTTGCCTTAACGCTTGCCGTATTTTTTGTTTTCCTTTTCAGGTTGGCAAGATCACTTTGGATCCACATATTGGTGAAGTACAAGCCAAAAGAAAGGAGGGCATAG
- a CDS encoding 3-hydroxybutyryl-CoA dehydrogenase, which translates to MNKITVIGAGTMGNGIAHVCAQFGFETKLCDISDSALDKALQTISKNLNRQVEKGILTFEESQAAYNRISKYSSISEAVAEADLVIEAATENEAVKLKIFAEIDNAAPPNCILASNTSSISITKIAAATKRPQQVIGMHFMNPVPVMKLVEIIKGYSTQETVCETIIDLSEKLDKIPIVVEDFPGFIANRILMPLINEAIYSLHEGVAGVSEIDQIMKLGMAHPMGPLQLADFIGLDVCLSILRLLHQGLGLDKYTPCPLLVNMVTAGNLGVKSGEGFYTYTPGKKDLVVSSHFSHSSHFSHYSHFSH; encoded by the coding sequence ATCAACAAAATAACAGTAATAGGTGCAGGTACCATGGGCAATGGTATAGCACACGTTTGTGCTCAATTCGGCTTTGAAACAAAGCTTTGTGATATCTCAGATTCAGCACTGGACAAAGCGCTCCAGACCATCTCAAAAAACTTGAACAGACAAGTTGAGAAAGGGATCTTGACCTTCGAAGAAAGTCAAGCCGCATATAATAGAATAAGTAAGTATAGCTCCATTAGTGAGGCCGTTGCAGAAGCCGATTTGGTCATTGAAGCGGCTACGGAAAATGAAGCGGTCAAACTGAAAATATTTGCGGAAATTGATAATGCTGCCCCTCCAAATTGCATTCTAGCCTCAAACACTTCGTCAATATCCATCACAAAAATTGCCGCAGCAACCAAACGCCCGCAGCAAGTGATCGGAATGCATTTTATGAATCCGGTTCCTGTGATGAAACTTGTTGAAATCATTAAAGGCTATTCAACTCAGGAAACTGTATGCGAAACGATCATAGATCTATCAGAAAAATTGGACAAAATCCCAATCGTTGTGGAGGACTTTCCGGGATTCATCGCCAACAGAATTCTGATGCCTTTGATCAATGAAGCCATCTATTCTCTACATGAAGGAGTAGCCGGAGTATCAGAAATTGATCAAATCATGAAACTCGGGATGGCGCATCCCATGGGTCCTCTACAACTCGCAGATTTCATCGGATTGGATGTATGTCTGTCGATATTGAGGTTACTTCATCAGGGTCTGGGATTGGACAAGTACACACCTTGCCCACTGCTTGTAAACATGGTCACCGCAGGAAATCTAGGGGTAAAATCCGGCGAGGGATTCTATACCTATACTCCTGGAAAAAAAGATCTCGTGGTTTCTTCACATTTTTCTCATTCTTCACACTTTTCTCATTATTCTCATTTTTCACATTAA
- a CDS encoding DUF1761 domain-containing protein: protein MNYKVNWMAIVACVIACMGIGFLWYGALFQAPWMAGNGITMTDDHSKMLKNGVEIPMSATPMILNTVAMIVYALLINWLINKSNANNLVSGATIGFIIGLISCIQVFIGNLFAANSNTLSMVNGSYALVVFTVIGAILGAWQKK, encoded by the coding sequence ATGAACTACAAAGTAAATTGGATGGCAATAGTTGCCTGTGTTATTGCCTGTATGGGTATCGGTTTCCTATGGTACGGTGCTCTATTTCAAGCGCCGTGGATGGCAGGAAACGGAATCACCATGACAGATGACCACTCCAAAATGTTGAAAAACGGAGTTGAAATTCCAATGTCAGCAACTCCTATGATTCTCAACACCGTCGCGATGATCGTGTACGCATTGCTGATCAATTGGTTAATCAACAAAAGCAATGCTAACAACCTTGTTTCGGGAGCCACGATCGGATTCATCATCGGTTTGATCAGTTGCATCCAAGTATTCATTGGCAATTTGTTTGCCGCAAATTCGAATACGCTCAGTATGGTCAATGGCTCTTATGCCTTGGTTGTATTTACTGTAATCGGGGCAATATTAGGGGCTTGGCAAAAGAAATAA
- a CDS encoding gliding motility-associated C-terminal domain-containing protein translates to MRIYFICFFAWMMTTMSYSQEFTIYKTQTSFGHEIVKLRLNDCSDSSTMIMRINGFYDEYHFNSNKHIEYSDDSYYVQTDESLNKGPLTKSRSIFSSRPFFDGGIQSFALDYQGIHYIGLQDGRLKYMPYKYKRDSLARTLSTLKPGLQWEALTILHDKLYGITGAVIEQNYFDSTMLYEIPLDKPDLPVYIMSLRFDSANLAGPYNAVRMSLNQYFHSCDSVDLYLTLVYNFSSPKSGVEVYQINLRDKTQKLVCKKSSLNGEYSFTSLAHESEFMSSRCVLALDLDEDGSSGDYTNGNSFYAPCPTDSISLCDDDLYIHSIYPIDSLQLEFYLPPLDGLNENLLCTSSDPNFLIVQSGPQRLSVYNKASASTMDWKALIQSLRYHNLLPVPTEGSRELRIKMYAKGQLVDALVTIDIPRLPEAGSYGEYTVCRSDPPFDLFIAIQAPKNKGGRWLEPLHEVNTGQFTPGIDSQGIYTYVLDRPQCYSDSVRVKITYYPQTPFNLGRDTVLCQSTDFMIDPHTSLYVPTWSDGKKRFSWNVNSPGWYWAEIKDTNWCITRDSIFVDFRSGPVEEQSSVTVCRNKNFVYKNKSYSSGQTIRDTISRNSQCDSIYIIELKEATQVFKTDSISICEGTEIPYRNHWLKPDSIYFFNLPVQSYACDTSLTVITSRKDLLRYNTDFMICPDSILWYKNHSYAPGRTYHLIIPGTGTDCDTIEQLNVISFPKNSLKITGVYSAYLDDQLILQLYADSNKLRQYQIQPLDDQIMELDKNEIHVRVMRSQDYTLDAIDENGCGLSSTFSIQLLEKTAIYVPNVFSPNGDMVNDKWTVFASPGLIIKSCSIFNNQGQRVFFSDSSNPEWDGTFLGQALNPNVFVYIIEYENNKGFMNKLVGDITLVK, encoded by the coding sequence ATGAGAATTTATTTCATCTGTTTTTTTGCCTGGATGATGACTACAATGTCGTATTCACAAGAATTTACAATATACAAAACTCAAACCTCTTTCGGTCATGAGATTGTAAAATTGCGCCTTAATGACTGCAGCGATAGCAGCACAATGATTATGCGCATAAATGGATTTTACGATGAATATCATTTCAATTCGAATAAACATATAGAATATAGTGATGATTCCTATTATGTACAAACTGATGAATCACTAAATAAAGGACCACTCACAAAATCAAGGTCAATTTTCAGTAGTCGCCCGTTTTTCGACGGTGGAATTCAATCCTTTGCACTTGACTATCAAGGCATACATTATATCGGATTGCAAGATGGAAGACTGAAGTACATGCCCTACAAATACAAAAGGGATTCTCTTGCGAGGACTTTATCTACACTAAAACCCGGCTTGCAGTGGGAGGCTTTGACGATACTCCATGACAAGCTTTATGGCATCACAGGAGCTGTTATTGAACAAAATTATTTTGATTCTACGATGCTCTACGAAATACCTCTGGATAAGCCGGACTTACCGGTCTATATCATGTCTCTCCGCTTTGATTCTGCCAACCTTGCCGGTCCTTATAATGCCGTAAGAATGTCGCTCAACCAGTACTTTCATTCATGTGACTCTGTAGATCTCTATCTGACTCTCGTTTACAATTTTAGCAGCCCTAAATCAGGTGTGGAAGTTTATCAGATCAACCTCAGAGACAAAACCCAAAAACTCGTCTGCAAGAAATCTTCCTTAAACGGAGAATACTCTTTTACCTCTCTGGCTCATGAGTCTGAGTTTATGTCATCACGCTGCGTCCTCGCTCTGGACCTTGACGAAGATGGAAGCAGCGGTGATTATACCAATGGCAATAGCTTCTATGCACCCTGCCCAACGGACAGCATCTCCCTTTGTGACGATGATCTCTATATCCACTCCATATACCCCATCGACAGCCTACAACTCGAATTTTATCTGCCGCCATTGGACGGCCTCAACGAAAACTTACTTTGCACCAGCTCTGATCCAAACTTTCTCATCGTCCAATCCGGACCTCAAAGGCTCTCTGTTTACAATAAAGCATCAGCGAGTACCATGGACTGGAAAGCTCTGATTCAGTCACTGCGATATCACAATCTCCTGCCAGTCCCTACAGAAGGCTCAAGGGAGCTCCGCATCAAGATGTACGCCAAAGGCCAACTGGTAGATGCTCTCGTCACCATCGACATCCCGAGATTACCTGAAGCAGGCTCATATGGGGAATATACAGTTTGTAGATCAGACCCTCCGTTTGATCTATTCATTGCTATTCAAGCCCCAAAGAACAAAGGGGGCAGATGGCTTGAACCACTCCACGAAGTTAATACCGGTCAATTCACACCCGGTATAGATTCGCAAGGCATATATACCTATGTGCTGGATAGGCCTCAGTGCTATAGTGACAGCGTCAGGGTAAAAATCACATACTATCCACAGACTCCCTTCAATCTGGGCAGAGACACTGTATTGTGCCAATCCACTGACTTTATGATAGATCCGCACACAAGCCTCTATGTACCGACCTGGAGTGATGGGAAGAAAAGGTTCTCCTGGAATGTCAACTCTCCCGGATGGTATTGGGCAGAAATCAAAGATACCAACTGGTGTATCACAAGAGACTCGATCTTTGTTGATTTCCGTTCCGGTCCTGTCGAAGAACAGTCTTCCGTAACAGTTTGTAGAAACAAAAATTTTGTGTACAAAAACAAAAGTTATTCCTCCGGACAGACCATAAGAGACACCATCAGCAGGAATTCCCAATGTGACAGCATCTATATCATTGAGCTAAAAGAAGCCACACAAGTCTTTAAGACAGATAGCATCTCCATATGTGAGGGAACAGAAATACCCTACCGGAACCACTGGCTAAAACCCGATAGCATTTACTTTTTTAACCTACCCGTTCAGTCGTATGCCTGTGATACCAGCTTGACAGTGATTACTTCACGCAAGGATTTGCTGCGCTACAATACTGACTTCATGATATGCCCGGATAGTATTTTATGGTATAAAAATCACTCTTATGCCCCTGGTAGAACATACCACTTGATTATACCCGGTACAGGAACAGACTGTGATACTATAGAGCAACTGAATGTAATCTCCTTTCCTAAAAACTCACTCAAAATCACAGGTGTATATAGTGCTTATCTCGATGATCAATTGATTTTGCAACTGTATGCAGATAGCAACAAACTGCGTCAATACCAAATCCAACCATTGGACGATCAAATCATGGAATTGGATAAAAATGAAATCCATGTCAGAGTGATGAGATCTCAGGATTATACCCTTGATGCTATAGATGAAAATGGTTGTGGTCTCAGCTCCACATTCAGCATACAGCTGCTGGAAAAAACTGCTATATATGTTCCAAATGTTTTTTCTCCAAATGGAGACATGGTCAATGACAAGTGGACTGTATTCGCCAGCCCGGGCTTAATCATCAAATCCTGTTCGATATTCAATAATCAAGGTCAAAGGGTATTCTTCAGTGATTCGTCGAATCCGGAATGGGATGGGACTTTCCTTGGACAAGCTCTCAATCCCAATGTCTTTGTGTACATCATAGAATATGAAAACAATAAAGGATTCATGAATAAATTGGTGGGTGATATCACCTTAGTAAAGTAA